One genomic window of Acidovorax radicis includes the following:
- the rplQ gene encoding 50S ribosomal protein L17, whose amino-acid sequence MRHGHGLRKLNRTSSHRLAMLQNMMNSLIEHEVIKTTVPKAKELRRVIEPMITLAKEDTLANRRLAFNRLRDRDSVTKLFNDLGPRFKVRPGGYTRILKMGFRVGDNAPMALVELVDRAAETENNSAAAE is encoded by the coding sequence ATGCGCCACGGACACGGCCTCCGCAAACTCAATCGCACCAGCTCGCACCGCCTTGCGATGCTGCAAAACATGATGAACTCGCTCATTGAGCATGAAGTCATCAAGACCACCGTACCCAAGGCCAAGGAACTTCGCCGCGTGATCGAACCCATGATCACCCTGGCCAAAGAAGATACCTTGGCAAATCGTCGTCTGGCGTTCAACCGACTGCGCGACCGTGACAGCGTGACCAAGTTGTTCAACGACCTGGGACCCCGTTTCAAGGTTCGTCCTGGTGGCTACACGCGTATCCTGAAGATGGGCTTCCGCGTTGGTGATAACGCGCCTATGGCATTGGTCGAATTGGTTGATCGCGCTGCAGAAACCGAAAATAATTCGGCAGCTGCTGAATAA
- a CDS encoding DNA-directed RNA polymerase subunit alpha, with amino-acid sequence MQTNLLKPKAINVEQLGHNRAKVALEPFERGYGHTLGNAIRRVLLSSMVGYAATEVTIAGVLHEYSSIDGVQEDVVNILLNLKGVVFKLHNRDEVTLSLRKDGEGVVTARDIQTPHDVEIVNPDHVIANLSAGGKLDMQIKVEKGRGYVPGSLRRYADESTKSIGRIVLDASFSPVKRVSYTVESARVEQRTDLDKLVVEIETNGAITAEDAVRASAKILVEQLAVFAQLEGGELAAFDAPAGPRGNATFDPILLRPVDELELTVRSANCLKAENIYYIGDLIQRTENELLKTPNLGRKSLNEIKEVLASRGLTLGMKLENWPPAGLDKR; translated from the coding sequence ATGCAAACCAATTTGCTGAAACCCAAGGCGATCAATGTCGAGCAGCTTGGCCACAATCGTGCCAAGGTCGCGCTGGAGCCGTTCGAGCGTGGGTACGGCCACACGCTGGGGAACGCCATTCGGCGTGTCCTGCTCTCGTCCATGGTGGGTTATGCAGCGACAGAAGTCACTATTGCGGGTGTTCTTCATGAATACTCTTCCATCGATGGCGTTCAGGAGGATGTAGTCAACATTCTGTTGAATCTCAAAGGTGTGGTGTTCAAGCTGCATAACCGTGACGAAGTCACGCTGAGCCTGCGCAAAGATGGCGAAGGTGTGGTCACCGCACGTGATATCCAGACTCCTCACGACGTGGAAATCGTCAACCCTGATCATGTGATCGCCAATCTGTCGGCTGGCGGCAAGCTGGACATGCAGATCAAGGTCGAGAAGGGTCGCGGCTATGTGCCTGGCAGCCTGCGTCGCTACGCGGACGAATCGACCAAGTCGATTGGCCGTATTGTTCTGGATGCCTCGTTCTCCCCTGTGAAGCGAGTGAGCTACACGGTGGAAAGCGCACGTGTCGAACAGCGCACGGACCTGGACAAGCTGGTGGTCGAGATCGAAACCAATGGCGCCATCACTGCCGAAGACGCCGTGCGCGCATCGGCCAAGATCCTGGTGGAGCAGTTGGCTGTGTTCGCACAGCTGGAAGGTGGCGAGTTGGCAGCGTTTGACGCACCGGCGGGCCCACGCGGCAATGCCACATTCGATCCGATCCTGCTGCGTCCTGTGGACGAGTTGGAGCTGACCGTGCGTTCTGCCAACTGCCTGAAGGCCGAGAACATCTACTACATCGGTGATCTGATTCAGCGCACCGAGAACGAGTTGCTCAAGACGCCTAACCTGGGTCGCAAGTCGCTCAACGAGATCAAGGAAGTACTCGCATCGCGTGGTCTCACGCTGGGCATGAAGCTTGAGAACTGGCCGCCGGCTGGCCTCGACAAGCGCTAA
- the rpsD gene encoding 30S ribosomal protein S4: MARYLGPKAKLSRREGTDLFLKSARRSIADKSKFDSKPGQHGRTSGQRTSDYGLQLREKQKVKRMYGVLEKQFRRYFEAADGKKGNTGANLLFLLESRLDNVVYRMGFGSTRAEARQLVSHKAITVNGKSVNIASYLVKMGDVVAVREKSKKQNRIVEALQLAAQVGMPAWVDVNAEKAEGIFKKVPDRDEFGADINESLIVELYSR, translated from the coding sequence GTGGCACGTTACCTCGGCCCCAAGGCCAAACTCTCCCGCCGTGAAGGCACGGACCTGTTCCTCAAGAGCGCACGCCGTTCGATCGCTGACAAGTCCAAGTTTGACTCAAAACCTGGCCAGCACGGCCGTACCTCTGGCCAGCGGACATCGGACTATGGTCTGCAACTGCGTGAAAAGCAGAAGGTCAAGCGGATGTATGGCGTTCTGGAAAAGCAGTTTCGCCGTTACTTTGAAGCCGCTGACGGCAAGAAGGGCAACACTGGCGCCAACTTGCTGTTCCTGCTTGAATCTCGCCTCGATAACGTCGTGTATCGGATGGGTTTCGGTTCGACCCGCGCTGAAGCGCGTCAACTGGTTTCCCACAAGGCGATCACGGTGAACGGCAAGTCCGTGAACATCGCTTCGTACCTCGTGAAGATGGGCGATGTGGTGGCAGTGCGTGAAAAATCGAAGAAGCAAAACCGCATTGTTGAGGCCCTGCAACTGGCGGCCCAAGTCGGCATGCCTGCTTGGGTGGATGTCAATGCGGAAAAGGCCGAAGGTATCTTCAAGAAGGTGCCTGATCGTGATGAGTTTGGTGCCGACATCAACGAATCCCTGATCGTTGAGTTGTACTCGCGCTAA
- the rpsK gene encoding 30S ribosomal protein S11, which produces MAKSPANNAAQRVRKKVRKNVSDGIAHVHASFNNTIITITDRQGNALSWASSGGQGFKGSRKSTPFAAQVASEVAGRAAIDQGIKNLDVEIKGPGPGRESSVRALGALGIRITSISDVTPVPHNGCRPQKRRRI; this is translated from the coding sequence ATGGCTAAATCTCCTGCCAATAACGCAGCTCAGCGCGTTCGCAAGAAAGTCCGGAAAAACGTTTCGGACGGTATTGCACACGTGCACGCTTCGTTCAATAACACCATCATCACGATCACTGATCGCCAAGGCAATGCCTTGTCGTGGGCTTCGTCCGGTGGCCAAGGTTTCAAGGGCTCACGCAAGTCCACTCCATTCGCAGCCCAGGTGGCTTCGGAAGTGGCTGGACGCGCTGCCATTGATCAAGGCATTAAAAACCTTGACGTTGAAATCAAAGGCCCGGGCCCTGGCCGCGAGTCTTCGGTGCGCGCATTGGGCGCACTGGGTATCCGAATCACATCGATCTCTGATGTGACCCCGGTTCCCCACAACGGCTGCCGCCCTCAAAAGCGCCGTCGTATCTAA
- the rpsM gene encoding 30S ribosomal protein S13, producing the protein MARIAGINIPPHKHAEIGLTAIFGIGRTRARKICEATGIAYSKKIKDLTDGDLEKIREQVEQFTIEGDLRRETTMNIKRLMDIGCYRGFRHRRGLPMRGQRTRTNARTRKGPRKGAAALKK; encoded by the coding sequence ATGGCACGTATCGCTGGCATTAACATTCCGCCGCACAAGCACGCGGAAATCGGTTTGACCGCCATTTTTGGCATTGGTCGCACCCGCGCTCGCAAGATTTGCGAAGCAACTGGTATCGCTTACAGCAAGAAGATCAAAGATCTGACTGATGGCGATCTGGAAAAAATTCGCGAGCAAGTCGAGCAGTTCACCATTGAAGGTGACCTGCGCCGCGAAACCACGATGAACATCAAGCGCTTGATGGACATCGGCTGCTACCGTGGCTTCCGCCACCGTCGTGGTCTGCCAATGCGTGGTCAGCGCACCCGTACCAATGCACGCACTCGCAAGGGTCCACGCAAGGGTGCAGCTGCACTGAAGAAATAA
- the rpmJ gene encoding 50S ribosomal protein L36, with protein sequence MRVSASVKKICRNCKIIRRKGVVRVICTDLRHKQRQG encoded by the coding sequence ATGAGAGTTTCGGCTTCGGTCAAAAAAATCTGCCGCAACTGCAAGATCATCCGCCGCAAGGGTGTGGTGCGCGTGATCTGCACGGATCTGCGTCACAAGCAGCGCCAAGGTTGA
- the secY gene encoding preprotein translocase subunit SecY, with the protein MATSAAQIAKTGKFGDLRRRLVFLLLALVVYRIGAHIPVPGIDPAQLQQLFSGQQGGILNLFNMFSGGALSRFTVFALGIMPYISASIIMQLMTYVLPTFEQLKKEGEAGRRKITQYTRYGTLGLALFQSLGIAVALESSAGLVLSPGFGFRMTAVVSLTAGTMFLMWLGEQITERGLGNGISILIFGGIAAGLPGSIGGLLELVRTGAMSILAAIFIVIVVGLVTYFVVFVERGQRKILVNYARRQVGNKVYGGQSSHLPLKLNMAGVIPPIFASSIILLPATVVNWFSAGESMRWLKDISGALTPGQPIYVMFYAAAIIFFCFFYTALVFNSRETADNLKKSGAFIPGIRPGEHTARYIDKILVRLTLAGAVYITFVCLLPEFLILKYNVPFYFGGTSLLIIVVVTMDFMAQVQNYMMSQQYESLLKKANFKGNTGS; encoded by the coding sequence GTGGCTACTAGCGCAGCTCAAATTGCAAAAACCGGTAAATTCGGCGATCTGCGTCGCCGTCTGGTTTTTCTGTTGCTCGCGTTGGTCGTGTATCGCATCGGCGCTCATATTCCTGTGCCAGGTATCGATCCCGCCCAGCTCCAGCAGCTGTTCAGTGGCCAGCAAGGTGGCATCCTGAACTTGTTCAATATGTTTTCGGGTGGTGCGCTGTCGCGTTTCACAGTTTTTGCGTTGGGGATCATGCCGTACATTTCGGCGTCGATCATCATGCAGCTGATGACGTACGTTTTGCCAACCTTTGAGCAGTTGAAAAAGGAAGGTGAGGCAGGGCGCCGCAAGATCACTCAGTACACCCGTTATGGTACGTTGGGCTTGGCCTTGTTCCAGTCGCTGGGTATTGCTGTTGCGCTGGAAAGCTCCGCTGGCTTGGTTCTGAGTCCTGGTTTCGGGTTCCGGATGACAGCTGTTGTGAGCCTGACGGCAGGGACAATGTTTCTGATGTGGCTGGGTGAGCAGATCACTGAGCGTGGTTTGGGCAACGGGATTTCGATCCTGATCTTTGGTGGCATTGCCGCCGGATTGCCTGGCTCGATCGGTGGGCTTCTTGAGCTGGTTCGCACCGGCGCAATGAGTATTCTCGCTGCCATTTTCATCGTGATCGTGGTGGGTCTGGTTACCTACTTCGTTGTCTTTGTGGAACGTGGTCAACGCAAGATCTTGGTGAATTACGCCCGTCGACAAGTAGGGAACAAGGTGTACGGCGGTCAATCGTCGCACTTGCCTCTCAAGTTGAACATGGCTGGCGTGATTCCTCCGATATTTGCTTCCTCGATCATTCTGTTGCCAGCAACGGTAGTGAACTGGTTCAGTGCAGGTGAGTCGATGCGCTGGTTGAAGGACATTTCGGGTGCATTGACTCCTGGTCAGCCTATCTATGTCATGTTCTATGCGGCTGCCATCATATTTTTCTGCTTCTTTTATACGGCACTTGTTTTTAACAGCCGCGAAACAGCAGATAACCTGAAAAAGAGTGGTGCGTTTATTCCGGGTATTCGGCCTGGTGAACACACGGCCCGTTATATCGACAAGATTCTGGTTCGCCTGACATTGGCAGGTGCTGTGTACATCACCTTCGTGTGTTTGCTGCCAGAGTTCCTGATCTTGAAGTACAACGTTCCGTTCTATTTTGGTGGAACCTCTCTGTTGATCATTGTGGTGGTTACCATGGACTTCATGGCCCAGGTTCAAAACTACATGATGTCGCAGCAATACGAGTCGTTGCTCAAGAAGGCAAACTTCAAGGGTAATACTGGTAGTTGA
- the rplO gene encoding 50S ribosomal protein L15 translates to MELNSIKPADGAKHAKRRVGRGIGSGLGKTAGRGHKGQKSRSGGYHKVGFEGGQMPLQRRLPKRGFKSHLLKFNAEVTLTALDQLGLPEVDVLALKQAGLIGELAKVVKVIKSGSLSKAVKLTGVGATVGAKAAIEAAGGSVA, encoded by the coding sequence ATGGAACTCAATAGCATCAAGCCTGCAGACGGCGCCAAGCATGCCAAGCGCCGCGTAGGCCGTGGTATCGGCTCTGGTCTGGGCAAGACCGCTGGCCGTGGTCACAAAGGTCAGAAATCCCGCTCGGGTGGTTACCACAAGGTTGGTTTCGAAGGCGGTCAAATGCCTTTGCAACGCCGACTGCCAAAGCGCGGTTTCAAATCACATCTGCTCAAGTTCAATGCAGAGGTCACGTTGACGGCGCTGGACCAATTGGGTCTGCCTGAAGTCGACGTTCTGGCTCTCAAGCAAGCTGGTTTGATCGGTGAGCTGGCCAAGGTGGTCAAGGTCATCAAAAGTGGTTCTCTGTCCAAGGCTGTCAAGCTGACGGGCGTGGGCGCTACGGTTGGTGCCAAGGCCGCGATTGAAGCCGCTGGCGGCAGCGTCGCCTGA
- the rpmD gene encoding 50S ribosomal protein L30, translating to MTTQQTVKIQLVRSPIGTKESHRATVRGLGLRKLNSVSELQDTPEVRGMINKISYLVKVL from the coding sequence ATGACTACGCAACAAACTGTCAAGATTCAACTGGTGCGCAGCCCGATTGGCACCAAAGAATCGCACCGCGCGACTGTACGCGGCCTGGGTCTGCGCAAGCTCAATAGCGTGAGCGAATTGCAAGACACGCCCGAAGTGCGCGGCATGATTAACAAGATCAGCTATCTGGTCAAAGTCCTCTGA
- the rpsE gene encoding 30S ribosomal protein S5, which produces MAKFQPKVQSEGQDDGLREKMIAVNRVTKVVKGGRILGFAALTVVGDGDGRVGMGKGKSKEVPAAVQKAMEEARRNLVKVSLKNGTIHHNVTGHHGAAVVMMAPAPKGTGIIAGGPMRAVFEVLGVTDIVAKSHGSSNPYNMVRATFDALVKSTTPSQVAAKRGKAVEDIFA; this is translated from the coding sequence ATGGCTAAATTTCAACCCAAGGTGCAGAGCGAAGGCCAGGACGACGGTCTGCGCGAAAAAATGATCGCGGTGAACCGCGTGACCAAAGTCGTGAAGGGTGGCCGTATCCTCGGTTTCGCCGCACTGACGGTGGTTGGCGACGGTGATGGCCGCGTTGGCATGGGCAAGGGTAAGTCCAAGGAAGTGCCTGCTGCTGTGCAAAAGGCAATGGAAGAGGCGCGTCGCAATCTGGTCAAGGTTTCGTTGAAGAACGGCACCATTCACCACAACGTGACGGGTCACCACGGCGCCGCTGTTGTCATGATGGCTCCTGCCCCCAAGGGTACCGGCATTATTGCGGGCGGCCCCATGCGCGCTGTTTTCGAAGTGCTGGGCGTGACCGATATCGTGGCCAAAAGCCATGGTTCGTCCAACCCATACAACATGGTTCGCGCCACCTTTGACGCGCTGGTGAAGTCCACGACTCCGTCGCAAGTTGCTGCCAAGCGTGGCAAAGCGGTCGAAGACATCTTCGCTTGA
- the rplR gene encoding 50S ribosomal protein L18, translated as MLTKKEQRLRRSRQTRIRIAQQGVARLTVNRTNLHIYASVISGDGSKVLASASTVEADVRKSLGGSGKGGNAAAAQIIGKLIAEKAKAAGVEKVAFDRAGFAYHGRVKALADAAREAGLQF; from the coding sequence ATGTTGACCAAGAAAGAGCAGCGTCTTCGTCGTTCGCGCCAGACCCGCATTCGCATTGCACAGCAAGGCGTGGCACGTCTCACCGTGAATCGCACGAATCTCCATATCTACGCCAGTGTGATCTCCGGCGACGGCAGCAAGGTGCTGGCAAGTGCATCGACGGTCGAAGCCGACGTGCGCAAGTCGCTCGGCGGTTCGGGCAAGGGTGGCAATGCCGCTGCAGCCCAGATCATCGGCAAGCTGATCGCTGAAAAAGCGAAGGCTGCAGGTGTCGAGAAGGTTGCATTTGATCGCGCAGGCTTTGCCTACCACGGTCGCGTCAAGGCTTTGGCCGATGCAGCCCGTGAAGCGGGTCTGCAGTTCTAA
- the rplF gene encoding 50S ribosomal protein L6, producing the protein MSRVGKMPVTIPAGVDVSVKDDQISVKGSGGALSLAQNVLVKVSSNDGKLSFVPANESREANAMSGTIRQLVNNMVVGVSKGFEKKLSLVGVGYKAAASGSKLNLTVGYSHPVNIEMPAGITVATPTPTEVVIKGADRQRVGQIAAEIRAVRPPEPYKGKGIRYSDEKITIKETKKK; encoded by the coding sequence ATGTCCCGAGTAGGAAAAATGCCCGTGACCATCCCCGCAGGCGTGGATGTGTCCGTGAAAGATGACCAGATCTCCGTCAAGGGTTCTGGTGGCGCACTGTCGCTTGCACAAAACGTGCTGGTGAAGGTGTCGAGCAACGATGGCAAGCTCAGCTTTGTGCCTGCCAATGAGTCCCGCGAAGCAAACGCCATGAGTGGCACGATTCGCCAGTTGGTCAACAACATGGTGGTCGGTGTCAGCAAGGGTTTCGAAAAGAAGCTCAGCCTGGTCGGCGTGGGTTACAAGGCTGCAGCTTCTGGTTCCAAGTTGAACCTGACTGTCGGTTATTCGCATCCGGTCAACATCGAAATGCCCGCTGGCATCACGGTCGCAACCCCTACACCTACGGAAGTGGTGATCAAGGGTGCGGATCGTCAACGCGTGGGTCAGATCGCTGCCGAGATTCGTGCTGTTCGTCCTCCCGAGCCCTACAAGGGCAAAGGTATCCGTTATTCGGACGAAAAAATCACGATCAAAGAGACCAAGAAGAAATAA
- the rpsH gene encoding 30S ribosomal protein S8, whose protein sequence is MSMSDPIADLLTRIRNAQMVAKATVLVPSSKVKIAIAQVLKDEGYIDGFQVKTEAGKSELEIALKYYAGRPVIERIERVSRPGLRVYKGHDSIPQVMNGLGVAIVTTPKGVMTDRKARATGVGGEVLCYVA, encoded by the coding sequence ATGAGCATGAGTGATCCCATCGCTGACTTGCTGACCCGCATCCGTAATGCACAGATGGTCGCCAAGGCCACGGTTCTGGTGCCTTCTTCCAAAGTGAAGATTGCCATTGCCCAAGTGTTGAAGGACGAAGGTTATATCGACGGCTTTCAGGTGAAAACCGAAGCTGGCAAGTCCGAACTTGAAATTGCCCTGAAGTATTACGCAGGCCGTCCAGTGATTGAGCGCATCGAGCGCGTCAGTCGTCCTGGTCTGCGTGTCTACAAAGGCCACGATTCCATTCCACAAGTCATGAACGGTCTGGGTGTGGCAATTGTCACAACGCCCAAGGGTGTGATGACTGATCGCAAAGCGCGCGCTACCGGTGTCGGTGGCGAAGTGCTCTGCTATGTGGCCTAA
- the rpsN gene encoding 30S ribosomal protein S14 — MAKVALIQRELKREKLAAKYATKYAELKAIAGDAKRSDEERDAARLGLQKLPRNANPTRQRNRCEITGRPRGTFRQFGLARAKIRELAFAGDIPGVTKASW, encoded by the coding sequence ATGGCTAAAGTAGCTTTGATCCAGCGCGAACTGAAGCGCGAAAAACTGGCGGCCAAGTACGCAACCAAGTATGCGGAACTGAAGGCAATCGCTGGCGATGCCAAGCGCAGCGATGAAGAGCGTGATGCAGCCCGTCTGGGTTTGCAGAAGCTCCCGCGCAATGCAAACCCTACGCGCCAGCGCAACCGTTGCGAAATCACCGGTCGTCCACGTGGCACCTTCCGTCAATTCGGTCTGGCTCGCGCCAAGATCCGCGAACTGGCTTTTGCAGGCGACATCCCCGGTGTCACCAAAGCCAGCTGGTAA
- the rplE gene encoding 50S ribosomal protein L5, with amino-acid sequence MARLQEIYRDKIAPELIKQFAYTSPMQVPRLTKITLNMGVSEAVSDKKVMDNAVADLTKIAGQKPVVTKAKKAIAGFKIREGQAIGCMVTLRGVQMYEFLDRFVTVALPRVRDFRGISGRAFDGRGNYNIGVKEQIIFPEIEYDKVDALRGLNISITTTAKSDEEAKALLAGFRFPFKN; translated from the coding sequence ATGGCACGACTCCAAGAAATTTACCGCGACAAAATCGCACCCGAACTGATCAAGCAGTTCGCTTATACCTCGCCGATGCAGGTTCCCCGTCTGACGAAGATCACGCTGAATATGGGCGTGAGCGAAGCAGTCTCGGACAAGAAGGTGATGGACAACGCCGTGGCTGACCTGACCAAGATTGCTGGTCAAAAGCCTGTGGTGACCAAGGCCAAGAAAGCTATTGCTGGTTTCAAGATCCGCGAAGGCCAGGCCATTGGTTGCATGGTCACGCTGCGTGGCGTGCAGATGTACGAGTTCCTGGACCGTTTCGTGACCGTGGCTCTGCCCCGCGTTCGTGACTTCCGTGGTATCTCCGGTCGCGCCTTTGATGGCCGTGGCAACTACAACATCGGCGTCAAAGAACAGATCATCTTCCCTGAAATTGAGTACGACAAGGTTGACGCCCTGCGCGGTCTCAATATCAGTATTACCACGACGGCCAAGTCCGACGAAGAAGCCAAGGCGCTTCTCGCTGGTTTCCGTTTCCCGTTCAAGAACTGA
- the rplX gene encoding 50S ribosomal protein L24, with protein MNKIRKGDEIIVLTGRDKGKRGTVSLRKDDSHLVIDGINVVKKHAKPNPMKGTTGGIVEKSMPIHQSNVAIFNAATGKADRVGIKVQADGARVRVFKSSGAEIKAA; from the coding sequence ATGAACAAGATTCGCAAGGGCGACGAAATCATCGTGCTGACCGGGCGCGACAAGGGCAAGCGCGGCACGGTGTCGCTGCGCAAGGATGACTCGCATCTGGTTATTGACGGCATCAATGTCGTCAAGAAGCACGCCAAGCCGAACCCCATGAAGGGTACGACGGGCGGCATCGTTGAAAAGTCCATGCCTATCCATCAGTCCAACGTGGCCATTTTCAATGCGGCTACCGGTAAGGCTGACCGTGTGGGCATCAAGGTGCAGGCTGACGGCGCACGCGTTCGCGTGTTCAAGTCCAGCGGCGCTGAAATCAAGGCGGCCTAA
- the rplN gene encoding 50S ribosomal protein L14, whose product MIQTESRLEVADNTGAKSVLCIKVLGGSKRRYASVGDIIKVSIKEAAPRGRVKKGEVYSAVVVRTAKGIRRGDGSLVKFDGNAAVLLNAKLEPIGTRIFGPVTRELRTEKFMKIVSLAPEVL is encoded by the coding sequence ATGATCCAGACAGAATCTCGGTTAGAGGTTGCCGACAATACCGGCGCCAAGTCCGTCCTTTGCATCAAGGTGCTGGGTGGCTCGAAGCGTCGTTATGCAAGCGTTGGCGACATCATCAAAGTGAGCATTAAAGAAGCCGCTCCGCGTGGCCGCGTCAAAAAAGGCGAGGTTTACAGTGCAGTGGTGGTTCGCACGGCGAAGGGTATTCGTCGCGGCGATGGCTCGCTCGTCAAATTCGATGGCAACGCAGCTGTGTTGCTGAATGCAAAGTTGGAGCCTATTGGCACCCGCATCTTTGGACCCGTGACGCGTGAACTGCGTACCGAGAAGTTCATGAAGATCGTGTCCCTGGCTCCTGAAGTTCTCTAA
- a CDS encoding glycerol-3-phosphate dehydrogenase/oxidase, producing MTTASAPLPTRRADLLARLAQPHQYDLAVIGGGATGLGVALDAAARGFSVVLVDSHDFAKGTSSRATKLVHGGVRYLAQGNIALVREALHERTTLLHNAPHLAQPLPFVMPSYRFWETPFYGIGLMMYDALAGKAGLGSTQFLGRARTLECLPTARTEGLKGGVKYWDGQFDDARLALALARTAASLGALVVNYCPAKSLVHEDGKVAGFVCEATDTGQQFTVCARTVVNATGVWVDTLRQMDGEAIGRPVKPIVAPSQGVHIVVDREFLPSDHALMVPKTADGRVLFAVPWLGKLILGTTDSPRQDIVREPQPFSEEVKFILEESARYLTRAPKAEDIRSIWVGLRPLVKPQDDDGDNTKSLSREHTVLGSRSGLVTVTGGKWTTYRAMAEDVLQKCFSTGLLPEKPAGVTNHLPLVGTPKEAVKHRISDAQGLHSYGSDAAAVLGIPGAQTDLGGGLTVAMVRFAARYEYACTVEDVLARRSRLLFLDARKAIALAPAVADVLREELGADPQLDAFLALAQQYLHVPA from the coding sequence ATGACCACTGCCTCCGCTCCCCTGCCTACCCGGCGCGCCGACCTTCTCGCCCGCCTTGCCCAGCCCCACCAATATGACCTCGCCGTGATCGGTGGAGGGGCAACCGGCCTGGGGGTGGCGCTGGATGCTGCGGCGCGTGGCTTCAGTGTGGTTTTGGTGGATTCGCATGACTTTGCCAAGGGCACCTCGTCCCGCGCCACCAAGCTGGTGCACGGCGGTGTCCGTTATCTGGCACAAGGCAATATCGCACTGGTGCGCGAAGCGCTGCATGAGCGCACAACGCTGCTGCATAACGCCCCCCATCTGGCGCAGCCCTTGCCGTTTGTGATGCCGTCCTACCGCTTTTGGGAGACGCCGTTCTACGGCATCGGGCTCATGATGTATGACGCTCTGGCGGGCAAGGCCGGGTTGGGCTCTACCCAGTTCCTGGGGCGCGCACGCACGCTGGAATGCCTTCCGACTGCCCGTACCGAGGGGCTCAAGGGCGGCGTGAAGTACTGGGACGGCCAGTTTGACGATGCCCGTCTGGCCCTGGCCCTGGCGCGAACCGCCGCCAGCCTGGGTGCGCTGGTCGTCAACTACTGCCCTGCCAAGTCGCTGGTGCATGAAGATGGGAAAGTTGCCGGCTTTGTGTGCGAGGCCACCGACACCGGCCAGCAGTTCACGGTGTGTGCCCGCACCGTGGTCAACGCCACGGGCGTATGGGTAGACACCCTGCGCCAGATGGATGGCGAGGCCATCGGCCGACCCGTAAAGCCCATCGTGGCCCCAAGCCAGGGCGTGCACATCGTGGTAGACCGTGAATTTCTTCCGTCCGACCACGCGCTGATGGTGCCCAAAACTGCCGATGGACGCGTTCTGTTTGCTGTGCCATGGCTGGGCAAGCTCATTCTGGGCACCACCGACAGTCCTCGCCAGGACATCGTGCGGGAGCCGCAGCCGTTCAGCGAAGAGGTCAAATTCATTCTGGAAGAATCGGCGCGCTATCTCACCCGCGCGCCCAAGGCCGAAGACATTCGCAGCATCTGGGTCGGCCTGCGCCCCTTGGTCAAGCCGCAGGACGATGACGGCGACAACACCAAAAGCCTCAGCCGCGAACACACGGTGCTGGGCAGCCGCAGCGGTTTGGTGACGGTTACTGGCGGCAAATGGACCACTTACCGCGCCATGGCGGAAGATGTGTTGCAAAAATGCTTCAGCACCGGGCTGCTCCCTGAAAAGCCCGCCGGTGTCACCAATCACCTGCCCTTGGTAGGTACCCCGAAAGAGGCGGTCAAACACCGCATCAGCGACGCGCAAGGGTTGCACTCCTACGGCAGCGACGCGGCGGCCGTTCTGGGCATCCCCGGGGCGCAGACTGATCTGGGGGGTGGGTTGACTGTGGCCATGGTGCGGTTTGCAGCCCGCTACGAATACGCCTGCACGGTGGAGGATGTACTGGCGCGCCGATCCCGGCTGTTGTTCCTGGACGCCCGCAAGGCCATCGCCCTGGCGCCTGCGGTCGCAGACGTTTTGCGCGAAGAGTTGGGCGCAGACCCGCAACTGGACGCCTTTCTGGCGTTGGCGCAACAGTATTTGCATGTGCCTGCGTAA